A genome region from Opitutaceae bacterium includes the following:
- a CDS encoding DEAD/DEAH box helicase: MQSHGPKRIYTPRSVEFWFEKLSNEWESTFSPRQLDEGARIYRHGEVRELELTDTDAIVHRRVEKKDEYAVIEWRADGLNVRSSSTDLDVARALAVAGMHEIEELVADEISPLPGDRVATEGLAPATAGAPAPSNPISPGDSGPISETTERHDSNGSNGHAGAGAVAPSVGRTSSAPAASRGGETQASSAVVSSVRATGAGVPPARATGSVNGGPARPLILVFRTRPEGLVFQAFWLNPDKSRIAAHGSATHASGAGYFTSSERAKLIGLAAYARKAHFAYNAASGEYTLSSVVEIPNFLKGTLPAWKRLFGVELDDDSSRLLQGPLSIEIEAVAERRGSRGSGAGSLDLRWIFRAGERMLTDEEVAAVTRSGTNPMILPSLGIVTLPAEKLASVNAWQKNVADFQTDGAISPYLIFSLFNDSKVKLTISPELEAWRQQVLSPSSEPRALPSLLRPYQKRGVEWLWHLCETGCHGLLADEMGLGKTLQVLTLLSARGISDRPNLIVCPASVVPVWREEAARFFPALEIEVLKTNHDFSTHKEPVLWLASYTQLRKHRALLDAVDFGYAVLDEGQFIKNPDAKVTQTCFAIRARHRVVLTGTPLENRQLDLWSIFRFLLPGLLGSRAGFEAALGADRAATLERLRAQLAPFILRRTKDEVATELPPKVEVELICPMTDVQRTEYARICAEGLQRLGDDVGTAIREKSFGFLALLTRLRQVCCDPNMLPWLRAPLSDSGKINLLVEKLAEVVSNGHKAVIFSQFVMLLDRVKLALAQSFPDLPRYELTGMTLDRQKPVQGFQNAPGAAAMLVSLKAAGTGITLHAADYVFLLDPWWNPAVEAQAVDRVHRIGQKSTVFVYRMVTGGTIEARIEALKASKRDLFDKLVGGLGGDFDLSQHFTSLQELTQLTSGVTDPTEISSM, translated from the coding sequence ATGCAATCCCACGGTCCCAAACGAATCTACACACCTCGTTCGGTCGAATTTTGGTTTGAAAAGCTGTCGAACGAGTGGGAATCGACGTTTTCGCCCCGCCAGTTGGACGAAGGTGCAAGGATCTATCGACACGGCGAGGTGAGGGAGCTGGAGCTGACCGACACCGATGCCATCGTGCATCGCCGGGTGGAGAAAAAGGATGAATATGCCGTGATCGAGTGGCGGGCGGATGGATTGAATGTCCGCTCCTCGTCGACCGATCTGGATGTGGCCCGAGCCCTCGCTGTCGCGGGCATGCATGAGATCGAGGAACTGGTCGCGGATGAGATCTCGCCGCTTCCGGGAGATCGCGTGGCGACCGAGGGTCTGGCACCGGCGACTGCCGGGGCACCTGCACCATCCAACCCAATTTCCCCGGGGGATTCTGGTCCAATTTCGGAAACTACGGAACGTCACGACAGCAACGGATCGAATGGCCATGCGGGCGCGGGCGCTGTGGCACCGTCGGTCGGGCGAACCTCATCCGCTCCGGCGGCCTCTCGCGGAGGCGAAACCCAGGCTTCGTCCGCCGTTGTCAGTTCGGTGCGTGCGACAGGTGCAGGCGTCCCGCCTGCGCGTGCCACGGGCTCCGTCAATGGCGGGCCGGCACGCCCGCTGATTCTCGTGTTTCGCACGCGGCCGGAGGGTTTGGTTTTCCAGGCGTTCTGGCTCAACCCGGACAAGAGCAGGATCGCTGCGCATGGTTCAGCGACACATGCGAGCGGCGCCGGCTACTTCACCTCCAGCGAGCGCGCGAAGTTGATCGGCCTGGCGGCCTATGCCCGCAAGGCGCACTTTGCCTACAACGCGGCAAGCGGCGAGTACACACTCTCGTCCGTGGTGGAGATTCCGAATTTTCTCAAGGGCACGCTGCCTGCGTGGAAACGTTTGTTCGGCGTCGAATTGGATGATGACTCCTCGCGTCTGCTGCAGGGACCGCTCTCCATCGAGATCGAAGCCGTTGCCGAGCGGCGCGGAAGCAGGGGTTCGGGTGCCGGCAGCCTGGATCTGCGCTGGATATTCCGGGCGGGCGAACGGATGCTGACCGACGAGGAGGTCGCGGCGGTGACCAGGAGTGGCACGAATCCGATGATTCTGCCCAGTCTGGGAATCGTCACGCTGCCGGCCGAAAAACTGGCATCGGTGAATGCCTGGCAGAAAAACGTCGCGGATTTCCAGACCGATGGCGCGATATCGCCCTACCTGATCTTCTCCCTGTTCAACGATTCGAAGGTCAAACTGACAATCTCCCCCGAACTCGAGGCCTGGCGCCAGCAGGTGCTGTCTCCGAGCTCCGAACCGCGGGCGTTGCCTTCCCTGCTGCGACCCTACCAGAAACGAGGTGTAGAATGGCTCTGGCACCTGTGCGAAACGGGATGCCACGGTCTGCTGGCGGATGAAATGGGACTGGGCAAGACGCTGCAGGTCCTGACGCTGCTCAGCGCCCGCGGGATTTCCGACCGCCCGAACCTGATTGTCTGCCCCGCAAGCGTCGTGCCCGTCTGGAGGGAGGAGGCCGCCCGCTTTTTTCCGGCGCTCGAGATCGAGGTCCTGAAGACCAATCACGATTTTTCAACGCACAAGGAACCCGTGCTCTGGCTGGCGAGCTACACGCAGTTGCGCAAGCACCGCGCGCTGCTGGACGCCGTGGATTTCGGTTATGCCGTGCTGGACGAGGGGCAGTTTATCAAGAACCCCGACGCGAAGGTGACGCAGACCTGCTTCGCCATTCGGGCCAGGCATCGCGTTGTCCTGACGGGAACCCCCCTTGAAAACCGGCAGTTGGATCTGTGGAGTATTTTCCGCTTTCTGCTTCCGGGCCTGCTGGGCTCGCGCGCGGGGTTTGAAGCCGCGCTGGGTGCGGACCGCGCCGCCACGCTTGAACGCCTTCGGGCGCAACTGGCGCCTTTCATCCTTCGCCGCACGAAAGACGAGGTGGCCACGGAGCTGCCGCCCAAGGTCGAGGTGGAGCTGATCTGTCCGATGACCGACGTGCAGCGCACGGAATATGCGCGCATCTGCGCGGAGGGGCTTCAGCGCCTGGGCGACGATGTGGGGACGGCGATCCGCGAAAAGAGCTTCGGTTTCCTCGCACTGCTCACGCGTCTTCGCCAGGTCTGCTGCGACCCGAACATGCTGCCCTGGCTGCGGGCGCCGCTTTCGGATTCGGGGAAGATCAACCTGCTGGTCGAAAAACTCGCAGAGGTCGTGAGCAATGGACACAAGGCGGTGATCTTTTCCCAGTTCGTCATGCTGCTCGATCGCGTGAAGCTGGCGCTCGCACAGAGTTTTCCAGATCTTCCCCGCTACGAACTGACCGGCATGACGCTCGATCGCCAGAAGCCCGTGCAGGGCTTCCAGAATGCGCCCGGGGCGGCGGCGATGCTCGTTTCCCTCAAGGCCGCCGGCACCGGAATCACCCTGCATGCCGCGGACTATGTGTTCCTGCTCGACCCCTGGTGGAACCCTGCGGTTGAAGCGCAGGCTGTCGACCGCGTGCACCGCATCGGCCAAAAGAGCACGGTGTTTGTGTATCGCATGGTGACCGGCGGAACGATCGAGGCTCGCATCGAGGCGTTGAAGGCCTCCAAGCGCGATCTTTTCGACAAGCTTGTCGGAGGACTTGGAGGGGATTTCGACCTCAGCCAGCACTTCACATCCCTGCAGGAGCTGACGCAGTTGACCAGCGGGGTGACCGATCCGACGGAAATCTCCTCAATGTAG
- a CDS encoding ABC-2 family transporter protein → MRSLLHYARLWLACARYSVVRTMMFRGDFLMWSLVELFWMSVNLLLIGVIYRHTDSIAGWNQWEMTLLVGTSLLIQRLLMGFFWSNLFEMGRNVRSGAFDFFIAQPGRLLFMVSTRKVDLDGFLNAPVAIGVVAYSAHQLGLTPSTTQILLYACFILCGLVIHYSTLLIFISLVFWLQSAKGVEGGYFMLNEFSRLPRSALRGVASIVFVYTLPVAVVTNVPSQTLLYGPDAGQSAWLLGVTVLWLAVGITVFQCGVRRYTSASS, encoded by the coding sequence ATGCGCTCATTGCTCCACTACGCGAGATTGTGGCTGGCCTGTGCGCGCTACTCCGTCGTGCGCACCATGATGTTCCGGGGCGACTTCCTGATGTGGTCGCTGGTCGAGCTGTTCTGGATGAGCGTCAACCTGCTGCTCATCGGCGTGATCTACCGCCACACGGACAGCATAGCGGGATGGAACCAGTGGGAAATGACCCTCCTCGTCGGCACATCGCTGCTGATCCAGCGGCTGCTCATGGGTTTCTTCTGGAGCAATCTCTTCGAAATGGGTCGGAACGTCCGCTCCGGCGCCTTCGATTTCTTCATCGCCCAGCCCGGCCGCCTGCTGTTCATGGTTTCAACCCGGAAGGTCGATCTGGACGGATTTCTCAATGCACCCGTTGCGATCGGCGTTGTCGCGTACTCCGCGCACCAGCTCGGTCTCACGCCATCGACGACCCAGATCCTGCTCTACGCATGCTTCATCCTGTGCGGTCTTGTCATCCACTACTCTACTCTGCTGATCTTCATCTCTCTGGTCTTCTGGCTTCAGAGCGCAAAGGGGGTTGAGGGCGGCTATTTCATGCTCAACGAATTTTCCCGCCTCCCCCGCAGCGCGCTGCGCGGTGTCGCGTCAATCGTCTTCGTGTACACGCTTCCGGTCGCCGTCGTCACGAATGTCCCCTCCCAGACCCTGCTTTACGGGCCGGATGCCGGACAGTCGGCATGGCTGCTTGGCGTCACCGTGCTCTGGCTTGCCGTGGGCATCACGGTTTTCCAATGCGGCGTCCGCCGTTACACCAGCGCAAGCTCATGA
- a CDS encoding four helix bundle protein, whose translation MSDGEHKGTKRTRKDERPLPSPASLPSLSETESFIPPHGGYEQLHSFQKARIVYDGTVRFCDRFVDRKSRTHDQMVQAARSGKQNILEGSQASGTSKETEIKLTNVARASLEELLEDYRDFLRVRGIAEWPREHSHTRRLRELNRQPNASYDTFKKGIEHPDPAIAANVMIGLIKLTNYLLDQQLKRLEQDFLNEGGLRERMTRARLASRTKLHRERPHDH comes from the coding sequence ATGTCTGACGGCGAACACAAAGGGACAAAAAGGACTCGAAAGGACGAAAGGCCGCTTCCGTCCCCGGCGTCCCTTCCGTCCCTTTCTGAAACCGAGAGCTTCATCCCGCCCCACGGCGGCTACGAGCAACTCCACTCCTTCCAGAAAGCCCGCATCGTCTATGACGGCACCGTGCGCTTCTGCGACCGCTTCGTTGACCGGAAATCCCGCACCCACGACCAGATGGTGCAGGCCGCCCGCTCCGGGAAACAGAACATCCTCGAAGGCAGCCAGGCCAGCGGCACATCAAAGGAAACCGAAATCAAGCTCACCAACGTCGCCCGCGCCAGCCTCGAGGAACTGCTCGAAGACTACCGCGACTTCCTGCGCGTGCGCGGCATCGCCGAATGGCCCAGGGAGCACTCCCACACCCGCCGCCTCCGCGAACTCAACCGCCAGCCCAACGCCAGCTACGACACCTTCAAGAAAGGCATCGAACACCCCGACCCGGCCATCGCCGCCAATGTCATGATTGGCCTCATCAAACTCACCAACTACCTGCTCGACCAGCAGCTCAAGCGGCTCGAACAGGATTTCCTGAACGAGGGAGGCCTGCGCGAGCGCATGACCCGCGCCCGCCTCGCCTCCCGAACGAAACTACACCGGGAAAGACCTCATGACCACTAG
- a CDS encoding ABC-2 family transporter protein yields the protein MSLAKYRHAFLIGLQSNLVYRWNFAVRASFSFIHLAYVFILWGAAFQGRTQVGGFDLGQTLTYFIVVLVLQFFISAMNEDYEISEEIRNGLINQFLLKPINYFVYRFSIFSAARLISGGLSLIPLVIALPLLKDHLSLPAWGVTYVLALPALVLSALIQFTLAYCFGLLTFWFLEIQSFVILSLAVESVLGGQIFPLDLFPRWLYEISTYLPYYYQMYFPAAIITGRIEDPALIVRGLGIQTFWMIALYGIAHLLWTRGLRRHTAVGG from the coding sequence ATGTCCCTCGCCAAGTATCGCCACGCGTTCCTGATCGGGCTCCAGAGCAATCTGGTGTACCGCTGGAATTTCGCGGTGCGCGCCAGCTTCTCCTTCATCCACCTCGCGTATGTCTTCATCCTCTGGGGGGCGGCCTTCCAGGGGAGGACCCAGGTGGGCGGCTTCGACCTTGGCCAGACGCTGACCTACTTCATCGTTGTCCTCGTGCTGCAGTTCTTCATCAGCGCGATGAATGAGGACTACGAAATCTCGGAGGAGATCCGCAACGGCCTCATCAATCAGTTCCTCCTGAAGCCGATCAATTATTTTGTCTACCGCTTCAGCATTTTTTCCGCTGCGCGACTGATTTCCGGCGGGCTTTCACTCATCCCGCTCGTGATCGCTCTCCCGCTCCTGAAGGACCACCTTTCTCTGCCCGCATGGGGAGTGACCTACGTCCTCGCCCTGCCCGCCCTCGTCCTTTCCGCGCTGATCCAGTTCACCCTCGCCTACTGCTTCGGCCTGCTGACCTTCTGGTTCCTCGAGATCCAGTCATTCGTCATTCTTTCCCTGGCCGTTGAGTCCGTCCTCGGCGGCCAGATATTCCCGCTGGATCTCTTCCCGCGCTGGCTTTACGAGATCTCCACCTACCTGCCGTACTACTATCAAATGTACTTCCCAGCGGCGATCATCACCGGGCGGATCGAGGATCCCGCCCTTATTGTCCGGGGACTGGGCATTCAGACATTCTGGATGATTGCACTCTACGGCATCGCCCACCTGCTGTGGACCCGAGGATTGCGGCGGCACACCGCCGTCGGAGGCTGA
- a CDS encoding ParA family protein, with the protein MRSTIFTIANQKGGVGKTTTAVNLAAALADRKIHTLLVDLDPQANATSALGIEKTEGRSLYGPLRGEGDAADMVVKTSCENLWLIPSEEDLAAAEIEIAQSENYLSKLRSVLQPLKEAATYRVIIIDCPPSMGMLSMNSLAAADFLLIALQCEYLALEGLGQIMRNVDRIREAGVNSGLELGGVVMTMFDIRTNLARQVVEEVRKHLPEKPFDTVIPRTVRLSEAPSFGKTIFAYDPVSPGATAYRNLAKEVISRFKLKETS; encoded by the coding sequence ATGCGCTCCACCATATTCACGATCGCCAACCAAAAGGGAGGGGTCGGCAAAACCACCACCGCCGTCAACCTCGCCGCGGCTCTGGCAGACAGGAAAATCCACACCCTGCTGGTCGATCTCGATCCCCAGGCAAACGCCACAAGCGCCTTGGGCATCGAAAAGACGGAAGGCCGGAGCCTCTACGGACCGCTCCGTGGCGAAGGCGACGCGGCGGACATGGTGGTGAAGACGTCCTGCGAGAATCTCTGGCTGATCCCAAGCGAGGAGGACCTCGCCGCCGCGGAAATCGAAATCGCCCAGTCCGAGAATTATCTCAGCAAGCTCCGATCCGTGCTCCAGCCCCTCAAGGAGGCCGCCACCTACCGCGTCATCATCATCGACTGCCCGCCGTCGATGGGAATGCTTTCGATGAACAGCCTCGCCGCCGCCGACTTTCTGCTGATCGCGCTCCAATGCGAGTATCTGGCGCTCGAGGGCCTCGGGCAGATCATGCGCAACGTCGACCGGATCCGGGAGGCGGGGGTCAACAGCGGGCTCGAGCTCGGCGGCGTGGTCATGACGATGTTCGACATCCGCACCAACCTCGCCCGACAGGTTGTGGAGGAGGTGAGAAAACACCTGCCTGAAAAGCCCTTCGACACCGTCATTCCAAGAACCGTGCGCCTGAGCGAGGCCCCCAGCTTCGGAAAAACCATCTTCGCCTACGATCCGGTTTCACCCGGAGCGACCGCCTACAGGAATCTCGCGAAGGAAGTCATCTCCCGTTTCAAGCTGAAGGAGACGTCCTAG
- a CDS encoding four helix bundle protein, with product MTEQREIKERTFEFATRVVRLCRALEESAGVSRTLANQLLRSGTSVGANVEEAHGSHSKPDFIAKMSIANKEARETNYWLRLLAASNVVPPEKLRDITDESDQLIAILTTIVKRSRENQS from the coding sequence ATGACTGAGCAGCGAGAGATCAAAGAGCGCACGTTCGAGTTTGCCACTCGCGTGGTAAGGCTTTGCCGTGCTCTGGAGGAATCCGCTGGCGTCTCGCGAACGCTGGCCAACCAGCTTTTGCGCTCAGGCACATCTGTTGGTGCAAATGTCGAGGAGGCTCACGGCAGCCACAGCAAACCAGATTTCATCGCCAAGATGTCGATTGCGAACAAAGAGGCCCGCGAAACCAACTACTGGCTGAGACTGCTCGCGGCATCGAACGTCGTCCCCCCTGAGAAACTCAGAGATATCACCGACGAGTCTGATCAGCTGATCGCCATCCTGACGACCATTGTGAAACGCAGCCGCGAGAATCAGTCATGA
- a CDS encoding SAM-dependent DNA methyltransferase: protein MARSRSSARESGKSTTAHLGFEATLWLAADKLRNNMDAAEYKHVVLGLIFLKYISDSFEEHRAKLIAGQGDYAGANPEDPDEYRAENIFWVPPAARWSYLQNSAKQPTIGKIVDDAMVAIERDNPRLKGVLPKDYARPALDKHRLGELIDLIGTIGLGDKENRSKDILGRVYEYFLTQFASAEGKNGGQFYTPSCVVRLLVEMLAPYKGRIYDPACGSGGMFVQSEKFVENHGGKLGDISIYGQESNATTRRLAIMNLAIRGIEADFGPEHADTFRRDLHPDLRADYVLANPPFNDSDWFRKDDDVRWQFGIPPKGNANFAWVQHFIHHLAPQGMAGFVLANGSMSSNQSGEGQIRKALVEADLVDCMVALPGQLFYSTQIPVCLWFLTKSKSAHKVKRANDNVPDCIRERKGETLFIDARRMGTLIDRVHRELTEEDIDKIVSTYHEWRFDDLEWRGEAGKAGCTLPAVPGSQYKDIPGFCKSATTAEIAAHGHVLTPGRYVGAEEVEDDGEPFDEKMPRLIAELEAQFAESAKLESQIRANLAGLFSKSEE from the coding sequence ATGGCCCGCTCCCGATCTTCCGCCCGAGAATCTGGCAAATCCACCACCGCACATCTCGGCTTCGAGGCCACGCTCTGGCTCGCCGCCGACAAGCTGCGCAACAACATGGACGCGGCGGAATACAAGCACGTCGTCCTCGGCCTCATCTTCCTCAAATACATATCCGACAGCTTCGAGGAGCATCGCGCCAAGCTGATCGCCGGACAAGGCGACTACGCCGGGGCCAACCCCGAAGACCCCGACGAATACCGTGCCGAGAACATCTTCTGGGTGCCGCCCGCCGCGCGCTGGAGCTACCTGCAAAACAGCGCCAAGCAGCCCACCATCGGCAAGATCGTTGACGACGCCATGGTTGCCATCGAGCGCGACAACCCGCGCCTGAAAGGCGTCCTGCCGAAGGACTACGCCCGACCCGCGCTCGACAAACACCGCCTCGGCGAGCTCATTGACCTCATCGGCACCATCGGCCTCGGCGACAAGGAGAACCGCAGCAAGGACATCCTCGGCCGCGTCTATGAATACTTCCTCACACAGTTCGCCAGCGCGGAGGGGAAGAACGGCGGGCAGTTCTACACGCCGTCCTGCGTCGTGCGGCTGCTGGTCGAGATGCTCGCACCCTACAAGGGCCGCATCTACGACCCCGCCTGCGGCTCCGGCGGCATGTTCGTGCAGTCGGAAAAGTTCGTGGAAAACCACGGCGGCAAGCTCGGTGATATTTCCATCTACGGCCAGGAGAGCAACGCCACCACGCGGCGGCTGGCCATCATGAACCTCGCCATCCGCGGCATCGAGGCCGACTTCGGCCCCGAGCACGCCGACACCTTCCGCCGCGACCTCCACCCCGACCTCCGCGCCGACTACGTCCTCGCCAACCCGCCCTTCAACGACTCCGACTGGTTCCGCAAGGACGACGACGTGCGCTGGCAGTTCGGTATCCCGCCCAAGGGCAACGCCAACTTTGCCTGGGTGCAGCACTTCATCCATCACCTCGCGCCGCAGGGCATGGCCGGCTTCGTCCTCGCCAATGGCAGCATGTCATCGAACCAATCCGGCGAGGGTCAAATCCGCAAAGCCCTCGTCGAGGCCGACCTCGTGGACTGCATGGTCGCCTTGCCGGGGCAATTGTTCTATTCAACGCAGATTCCGGTGTGTTTGTGGTTCCTCACGAAAAGCAAATCCGCTCACAAAGTGAAGCGCGCCAACGACAATGTGCCCGACTGCATCCGCGAACGCAAAGGTGAGACGCTCTTCATTGATGCGCGGAGGATGGGAACGCTCATTGACCGCGTGCATCGTGAACTGACGGAGGAAGACATCGATAAAATCGTCAGCACCTATCACGAATGGCGCTTCGACGACCTGGAATGGCGGGGCGAAGCGGGCAAGGCTGGATGCACGCTCCCCGCCGTGCCCGGCTCGCAATACAAAGACATCCCCGGCTTCTGCAAATCCGCCACCACGGCCGAAATCGCCGCCCACGGCCATGTGCTCACACCCGGCCGCTATGTCGGCGCCGAGGAGGTCGAGGACGACGGCGAACCCTTTGACGAGAAAATGCCCCGGCTGATCGCAGAGTTGGAGGCGCAGTTTGCGGAGTCTGCAAAACTGGAGTCACAGATCCGGGCCAACCTGGCGGGACTTTTCTCGAAGAGTGAAGAGTGA
- the rnc gene encoding ribonuclease III, giving the protein MTPDLAELQRSLGYAFRTPALLLEALTHASFLADHPDAGPNNQRLEFLGDAVLHFVLTERLFSLYPNDREGRLSQSRALLTQGSFLVEMAGRFQIERHLRLSASEESTGGRTRDAAIEDAWEAVIGAVYVDSDLPTVRDRILSWWGDIVELIDSRETGDNPKGRLQELIQPALGNSALRYDVAAIDGMDHNRTYNVTVLLNQSTIGRGSGSSKKKAETAAAREGLAWIQKNGIPALKPQ; this is encoded by the coding sequence ATGACCCCAGATCTCGCCGAGCTGCAGCGCAGCCTTGGGTACGCCTTCCGCACACCCGCACTTCTCCTGGAGGCATTGACCCACGCATCCTTCCTGGCGGATCATCCCGACGCGGGACCCAACAACCAGCGGCTCGAATTTCTCGGGGATGCCGTCCTGCATTTCGTCCTGACAGAGCGGCTGTTCTCTCTCTATCCCAACGACCGGGAGGGCCGCCTCTCGCAGAGCCGCGCCCTGCTGACACAGGGATCCTTCCTTGTGGAAATGGCCGGGCGATTCCAGATCGAGCGTCACCTGCGGCTGAGCGCGAGCGAGGAATCTACCGGCGGGAGAACCCGCGACGCCGCCATCGAGGATGCCTGGGAAGCCGTGATCGGCGCTGTTTACGTGGATTCAGATCTTCCCACGGTGCGTGACCGGATACTTTCCTGGTGGGGCGATATTGTCGAATTGATCGACTCCAGGGAGACAGGCGACAACCCGAAAGGCAGGCTCCAGGAACTGATCCAGCCTGCATTGGGAAACTCAGCGCTGCGTTACGATGTCGCGGCGATCGACGGCATGGATCACAATCGAACCTACAACGTCACTGTTCTGCTCAATCAGTCGACAATCGGTCGAGGATCCGGCTCATCCAAAAAGAAGGCCGAAACAGCGGCGGCGCGGGAGGGCCTTGCGTGGATTCAGAAAAACGGAATTCCGGCGCTCAAGCCGCAATAG
- a CDS encoding restriction endonuclease subunit S, which translates to MAGDYEEHEVETLLGEGALLINDGYRAKNSELSDTGIPFARAGNIDGGFHFEDADRVPAHTLAKVGLKRSLPGDVVFTSKGTVGRFAFVREGTPKFVYSPQLCYWRSCDASRIHPRWLFYWMNGREFFLQFKGVAGQTDMAEYVSLRDQRAMKITLPPLAEQKAIAAVLGALDDKIELNRRMGATLEAMARALFQSWFGNFDPVRRNLDRRGPKSERGKVKSEIDSPPNLSNFNFHSSLFAPLFPDSFQDSELGPIPKGWSAKRLPEAIEVNPRRTLKAGTVAPYLDMKNLPTQGHSAEEVIDREFNSGTKFQNGDTLLARITPCLENGKTGYVDFLKDGEVGWGSTEYIVLAPKPPLPPQFGYLLARSDALRSHAIQNMTGTSGRQRVPSECFNTFWLAVPPPKIAHRFDELTTPMMAKIKANADQSRTLATLRDTLLPKLLSGELSVAEVEFQPESMP; encoded by the coding sequence ATGGCGGGTGATTACGAGGAACACGAAGTCGAGACGCTGCTCGGCGAAGGCGCGTTGCTCATCAATGATGGCTACCGCGCCAAGAACAGCGAGCTTTCTGATACCGGCATTCCGTTTGCGCGGGCTGGAAACATCGATGGCGGCTTTCACTTTGAAGACGCCGACCGCGTTCCAGCACACACACTCGCGAAAGTCGGCCTGAAGCGCAGCCTGCCCGGTGACGTAGTGTTCACGTCAAAAGGAACCGTTGGTCGTTTCGCATTCGTCCGCGAAGGAACGCCCAAGTTCGTTTACTCCCCGCAACTCTGCTACTGGCGCTCTTGTGATGCTTCACGCATTCATCCCCGTTGGCTTTTTTACTGGATGAATGGGCGTGAGTTCTTTCTCCAGTTCAAGGGTGTTGCTGGTCAGACTGACATGGCGGAATACGTCAGCCTTCGCGACCAACGGGCGATGAAAATCACGCTCCCACCCCTCGCCGAGCAAAAAGCCATCGCGGCGGTGCTGGGGGCGCTGGACGACAAGATCGAGTTGAACCGGCGGATGGGCGCGACGCTGGAGGCGATGGCCCGCGCTTTGTTTCAGTCGTGGTTTGGGAACTTCGACCCCGTAAGACGAAATCTGGATCGGCGCGGGCCAAAGAGTGAAAGAGGAAAAGTGAAGAGTGAAATTGATTCGCCGCCCAACCTTTCCAATTTCAATTTTCACTCTTCACTCTTCGCCCCCCTCTTCCCCGACTCCTTCCAAGACTCCGAACTCGGCCCGATTCCCAAAGGCTGGAGCGCCAAGCGGCTGCCCGAGGCCATCGAAGTAAATCCGCGCCGCACCTTGAAGGCCGGAACCGTCGCACCTTATCTCGACATGAAGAACCTGCCCACGCAGGGCCATTCCGCCGAGGAAGTCATCGACCGCGAGTTCAACTCCGGCACCAAGTTTCAAAACGGCGACACGCTGCTCGCCCGCATCACGCCATGCCTTGAGAACGGGAAAACCGGCTACGTGGACTTCCTCAAAGACGGCGAAGTCGGATGGGGCTCCACCGAATACATCGTCCTCGCGCCCAAGCCGCCACTGCCCCCGCAGTTCGGCTATCTGCTCGCCCGCTCCGATGCGCTGCGCTCCCACGCCATCCAAAACATGACCGGTACCAGCGGACGCCAGCGTGTCCCCTCCGAGTGCTTCAACACCTTCTGGCTGGCAGTCCCGCCGCCCAAGATCGCCCACCGTTTCGACGAACTCACCACACCGATGATGGCGAAAATCAAAGCTAACGCCGACCAATCCCGCACCCTCGCCACCCTGCGCGACACGCTGCTGCCGAAGCTGCTGAGCGGGGAGTTGAGCGTGGCGGAAGTCGAATTCCAACCGGAGTCCATGCCATGA